CGTAGGTTTCACCAGCAAGAAGATTGAGGGTCGTATCAAAGTCAACAGGAATATCTCGCAGCCAACGGGTAAATTGATGGATCATGATTCCGGCAGCGATACTCGCGGCATAGATTGTGCTTCGGGACGTACAGCTGCCAGTTTGGGCCTCAGCCTGTGGGAACAAAGTCTCTGAATACCGATAGAAGTCAGTTGAAGACGAAACCGCCAGGACACGAATAATCTCTCCCAACATTCTTCCGTCCAACCAGAATTCACATTTATTGCTGACCGACCGCCAGATTGCGGACCGCGTGGAAATGGAATCAACACAACAGAAGACAGCCTCTCCAACTGGTAAAGTTGCACGATAACGATCCGAAACCCTAGTCACCTGGATCGAATCATCAAGTCGATGAATGGCATTCGCTGTCGCTTCTACTTTAGACTGCCCTAGATCCTGTGCCCAATACCCTTGAGTCGTGATATTGGTCAATTCCACCGTGTCAAAGTCGATCAACTGAATCTGCGGTGTCCCAATGGCCGCCAGTTGCAGGGCGACCTGACGACCAATGGCTCCCACTCCGATAACAGTCGCAGTCATCTGTGAAAGCCGTTCTGCCGAGATCAGATCACTCTGTCTCTGGAAACGATCCATAGTCATATTTAATGTATTCAAATCTTTCCTCCTTTCAATTCGTTCTCAGCAAACAGCCAATCCTCTTCCCAGTCAAAATCTGCGGTCTGATCAAAAGCAGACTGGCGCAGGCGACGATTATGTTGCGGATGTACATGACTTAAATATTCATTCTCCCAACGCTCTGGATCACATCCGGCAAACGTTTGAGAGTAATCCCGTTTCACTGGGATCTCGAACTCAGCCTTGGGTCCCGCATTAAACCTTAGACGCGCATATGTTTGACCTGTCCGGGCCAGAATAAACATCACAGCCCAGTCGGATCGACCAAAGACACGATCAAACGTTTCTTCATCAGTTTGACTCGGCAAGGGGCAATCTCCCGGATGCGTATGAATCCAGATCCGACCAAACTGTTCAGGACGGAGACCTACATCCACCTGATCGTCAAAGAAATTCGCGACTGCCTCATCGTCGAAAGCCACATGAGCCAACGAGCAGGTCTGTTCCACAAGCTGCAGGTCCTGTACCAACAGCAGGTCGTCCTCTGAAGTAATCCCGAATCCACCGACTTCGGTTTCACCATAATCACGCAGGTACAACAGTTTCGCCCAGGCAGTCGGGCTGAACCGTAGTCGCGGTAACCGGGTTTGCTGCTGAGGCATGGGTTTCCGGTAATTCTTTCTCTGTTTCTTCGAGTTCTTCTGCATCACAATCAGAGCACCTTTCATTTTCAAGTAAACAACGTTGACAGCAGTCGGCATTACACTGCATGCATTGTTTCAGACAGGACGAACAGCAGTTGCTGTGACAGCTGTCACAGTGCGACAAACACTCATGGCAAAACGGACAATCGCAGTCCGAACAATCCCGGGCACACTCCGTGCAGAGTGCGATTTCACAGTTTTCACAGCGTGTCTGTTCGTTGGCTGCAATCACATCAGCGCACTCGGTACATTCGACACTATGCCAGTCAGATAATTCCACGTAAGGGCTGCCGGGGTTATAAGTTCGCAACAAGCTGACCACCATCGTGAAAAAATCAAACAGACGTCCCTGTTCCAGCGACCGGCGTATTGCCAGACGTCCGTCCCCTTCGCAGACGACTTCTGATTGAACGTGCGGATGCGTGACACAGTCATTGACGAACGCCGGATTTGGGTCCGTGGCGATCACCCGATAAGGGGATGAAACATCCATTTTTAGATTTCCATATTTGAGACAAATCTCAAATGGCCCTAGATAGACGGCCTCCAGTTCAATCGGCTCTGTGACAACAGAAATGGTCTGCGCACGTAGATCCAGCTTCAGTTCACCGAATTCTTCTTCTAAAGCCAGCAATTCTGCATAGAGTTCCCTGACGGAAGAAATCTGCTGCTGTGATGAATCAGACATCAATTCCGCATGTAGTGCTGTCAGTTGTTGAATTAACTGGGCAAGACCAGTTTTCAGATCTCGTTCCAGCTTTGATGCAGCCAAATCCCAATCCCTGTGTTGTGCCCGCTGACGTTTCCGAATCAAGCGATCACAGTGCCACCAGTCTTCGAAAGGCAGTTTTAATTGTGTCGCAGAGTCTTCTGATACCAGACGCTGATAAATTTGACTGGCAGTCCGCCAGAGTCGTTTTCGTGGAAGTTGCATTGTCTCCTCTTTCAAAAAATGGATTCCAGAACAGGCTGCCGGGTATTAAACCCCGACAGCCTGTGGAAATATAAAAGCCAGGGTCACGCCCCCTCGATTTTCGTGGGCGTTATGGAAATCCGGTCCCCATCCTGTAACCGCTGGTTTGGGGGACATGGCTGGCGATTCACGCGAATCAAGTAATCGCGTGCTTCTGCATCCCCCATCTTCTGTTCGAATAGTTGTGCCACCGTGGTTTCTGCGGAGACCTCGATATAATCAGCGAAACCACCGCCATCATTATTGATCAATAAAAGCTTCATAGAAGTCCTTCCAGTTTCTGTTTAAATTTCGTTAAAAACACACATTGTTTGTTTATGTGAGAGGCTGCCGTTTGCGACGTCGTTTCCTGCGGCGTGTATTACCTTTCACACCCCGTCGTCCCTTGATGCGACCAGCGTGCAACGTTTGCCGCAGGACTGACTGCGCATTCGATCGTGCACTGAGGTCCTCTGAGACAGTTCGACAGCATTCGCACGGTTGAAGATCAGGCCACCACCGGTTCATGGTGCGCCCCTTGTCGCTGGGAATTCAGTCGATTGGTTTCCAGTTCATCCCAATCGATCACATAGGGCCCCGATTCTTCTGCTACCGGATCAATGAGCTCATCGGGCTCCGCCAGTAAAAATCCCAGACGTTTCACTGTTGACATGCTTTCGCCGGTTGCCAGGGCAACGGCCCGATTTAAGTCTGCCTGTTTCATCAGTTGTCTCCTTCGATATGAAAATGTTTAAACAAAAAAAGCCCCGGCCCTGCAGAGACGATTCTGCAAGACCGGGGCGTACTGTTGTGAAATTCAATTATCAGGGGCTGTGGGAGAGCCAATGCTGCTCCAGCCAGTCCGTTTCTGATTTCAGGGCAGCACTCCGCTGTGTGAAAGGTCCCAGTTGCGGCCCATCCACGGGGGACAGATCCACGAGCCACTGACCTGCTACATTCGGTTCGACATAAGAGCCACGTGAAATGGTCAGTCGACCGATGGTTGCCAGATCAATGGCTTCCGAGTAAACGCAGTGCACTGTCCCCTGTGGCGAGATCAAAATTTTCATCTGGCATCCTTATTTTGGAGTTCGGATAATTTGTCGCCGCGGCCGGTCGATCAACAGACCATCCAGGGCTGCCTGGACCCCCGATAACTCAGATGCGACCTGCTGACGGAGTTCACCGCGCTTGCGCAATTCCTGGGGCTGGATGCCCTGCACGATCCCCTGACACTGCGCTACCAGAGTATCCAGCTGTTCGTTGGAACGCACATTCAGGGAGCGGAACCGTTCAAAGAACTCGTGCAGGTTACCGATGGCGGAATCACGGAAAACTTTGGGCCGGCCATCGGCCTGACCACTCAAACGGTCCGTCAGATGCGATACCAACTGTGACAGCTCTCCCAGAAAGGCGTCTTCGGCCAGCCTGACCGCTTCCTCAAACCGCGACTGCACGCGCTGGCATTCCTGCTCATACAGTTCCGGATTGAGCTGTCTTAAATAATCCGGCGGTTCGACGCTGGGAAAATCCCAGGAAACCTCGAACAGACCAGTCAGCGTCATGGGATAATCATCGTCGTTGAAGAGACTCCCCAGGCGCTCCCGGGCTGCTGACTTCAGGGACAAGTATTGTTCATCCAGTTGTGAAACCGCTTCGTTAAGCTCAACCGTAAACTGGTTCATCTGCTCCTGAAAAGCAGTCAAGGCATCCTGCCGCAATAACCGTATCCCGGGTTCTGGAAACGGCAGGCTGATTGAAGTCCAGTATGATCGCACCCGCTGCCGGACCGCATTTACGGCCCGGAACCGGGGATGCCCCGTATCCAGCAGTTTTTTTCCGGCACTCAGGAACGTCCCTTCCGCCCCAAACGATTCGGCAGCCTGAGTCTTCTGGTCGCGTGTCAAGGATTTGCGTGTGCCAAACCATTCAAAACTGATGCGTGTGGCGCACATCGTTGATCGTAGCCGATCGATGGGATCGGTGCGGGTATTTACTTCATCAATAGCAGTCATGGTCATATTAGCTCCTTAAATAGAGTGTGGTTTAGTTTCTGTGAGGATCGCGTGAGAGATTCCGGCGTGAACGGGAACCGGTACGCTCGTCATTGCTAAATACTCCTGGCTGTTCTGCTGACAGACAGCGTTTACTGGCCCAGCGTCGTAAACGGGCCACCGATTCGGCGGCGGTAATGGCCACGGGAACCACGTTTTCTGCAGCCTTGATTAAAGGAACGTCGAGCAGCGCTGCCAGTCGACAGCAAGCCCGGATTTCTGATCCGGTCCAGTGCCGGTCGTCCGGCAAGCGTTGATCTGGTGAAAGCCCAAACAGATCACGATACAAACTCCAGATGGCCTGCTTCTGGTCATCGCCCGGTAAATCCAGAAAGAACAAAGCGTCAAAGCGTTCGGCCCGTACAAACTCCGGCGGCAGTTTGGAAATGTCGTTCGCGGTACAGACTACGAACACATCAGAAGCATGATCGTTCAGCCAGCTGAGTAACGTTCCCAGCATGCGTGTGGAAACGCCGCTATCAGACTGACCGGAAGAAGCTGCACCACCCAAGCCTTTTTCGACTTCATCAATGAACAGGACGGCGGGCTGCATCGCATCGACGATGCGGAGTGCTCGTCGAGTTCGCTCTTCGGTTTGACCGACCAGCGCGCCCATTAAAGCTCCGACGTCGAGTGTCAGGGTGGGACGCCCGGTCTCCCTGCCAAGTGCTTTGGCAAACGCACTTTTCCCGGTTCCGGGAACTCCCAGCAGCAAGACGCCTCTGGGACGAACTGGTGTCTCATCCTGGGGGCGGAATCGAAGAGCTTGCAGGCAAAAAGCTTTGAGTGCTTCCAAGCCTCCCAGGCCAGCGAATGACTCCGATCCCTCGTGCAGCGATAGCAGACCGCTTTTCAGCAGTGTCTGGGATTTCAGTTCCAGTACGACCGAAGCTTCGATGCGCTGGTGTCGCACTAGCGACAGACTGAAGGCGCCTTCTGCTTCATAACGTGTCAGGCCCGAGGCAGCGTCCAGAACACGTTCGAGTTCTGGTTCCTCCGGCAATTCTCCCGTTTCCGTAGCGATACTGCGGGCAATCTCTAACAGTTGACTTCGATCGGGAAGATCATGTTCCAAACAGACAAACAGTTTTTCTAACTCCGTGGGGATCTGGACCAGGCTGGAAAGAATAACAATAAACGTCCGTGCCTGTTTCCCCAGATTAATCTGTTGTGTCAGAGCCTGAACGATTTCAGGGGAATTGATGAACCGATGGAAATTTTTGAGGACCAGCAGCGTGGGGCGGTCCGGATCGTCCTGACTACTCAGACTGTGGATGGCCGCCAGGGGATCGGGGGGTGAAGTGTCGTTGCCCTCAGCGAATTCCGTCCCCTGCATACCCCGGTCAATATCCCAGGAGAATAACCGCCAGTCTTCCGTGTGGCAGAGACGGGCCATCTCCAGCAACGCCTCATCGTGTTCATGACTCTGAATCCAGATCCCGGTAAAGCAGGCGCGTACGTTCTCCGCAAGACGTTCGGATAGTAACATAGATGTTTCCTTGATGGTTTGAAGAAATAGAAGGTGTGAAGTGTGCTTAAGTGGTTTTTGCCAGTTGGCCGATCGACTCCAGCCAGGAAATGATTTCCCCGTCCGGATCGCGTTCCTGCAGCAGAGGGACCGACATCTGTTCAACGGCGCTGGTATTGAGCCAGTGCTTGGCCCGAATAGCAAGCCGGATGCGTGGTCGACGATCGAGCAGTTCCCAACGATAGTCGTCATTTCCGACTGTCAAAGACCCGCTGTGCCACTTCCGACGCCACGCAATCATGGTCCCCGAAATCGGGACTAATATTGGCAAAGGCCTGAATGGCACGGGGATGCAAGTAGTTCTCCAGGCTCCGTTTCTGTGTTAGCACAGCACGGCATCGAATTCGTTGATTGATCTGAGCAACCATCTCTTCCCGCTGTTCCGACTCAGGCGACGTTTCCCCGTCATAGATATGAAATTCTGGCAATTGAAGCGGGGCCAGCCGCCTGACCCAGGCCCGGGGATGGCCGCCGATGGGCAGAAAGACGAGTTCCCCTTTGCGTTCCATCGCGGCCAGGTCAGGGAGTGCGGGCTGATCGGCATGGAGCAGCGTGGAAATGCGTCTCAGGAATTCGATGTCGTGTGTTCCTTCAACGACTACCAGCACACGCACTGGCTGGGGATCTTCGGGAATTGGGTCCGGTAAGACCTGAATATGTTGATTTGCGAAAACTAATTCTCCTGTGTCAGATGATTGGGTTGGTGTTGGACGGTTTGATGATATTCAGCCGTCAGTTGTTCGGATGCGGTCGCGCCCAGCGCAGTTTCCAAAAACCGGCTGGCGTGCTTGCACCGGGAGCCGGTAAAGCCGCGGGTTTCGATG
The sequence above is a segment of the Gimesia algae genome. Coding sequences within it:
- a CDS encoding AAA family ATPase, which codes for MLLSERLAENVRACFTGIWIQSHEHDEALLEMARLCHTEDWRLFSWDIDRGMQGTEFAEGNDTSPPDPLAAIHSLSSQDDPDRPTLLVLKNFHRFINSPEIVQALTQQINLGKQARTFIVILSSLVQIPTELEKLFVCLEHDLPDRSQLLEIARSIATETGELPEEPELERVLDAASGLTRYEAEGAFSLSLVRHQRIEASVVLELKSQTLLKSGLLSLHEGSESFAGLGGLEALKAFCLQALRFRPQDETPVRPRGVLLLGVPGTGKSAFAKALGRETGRPTLTLDVGALMGALVGQTEERTRRALRIVDAMQPAVLFIDEVEKGLGGAASSGQSDSGVSTRMLGTLLSWLNDHASDVFVVCTANDISKLPPEFVRAERFDALFFLDLPGDDQKQAIWSLYRDLFGLSPDQRLPDDRHWTGSEIRACCRLAALLDVPLIKAAENVVPVAITAAESVARLRRWASKRCLSAEQPGVFSNDERTGSRSRRNLSRDPHRN
- a CDS encoding HesA/MoeB/ThiF family protein codes for the protein MNTLNMTMDRFQRQSDLISAERLSQMTATVIGVGAIGRQVALQLAAIGTPQIQLIDFDTVELTNITTQGYWAQDLGQSKVEATANAIHRLDDSIQVTRVSDRYRATLPVGEAVFCCVDSISTRSAIWRSVSNKCEFWLDGRMLGEIIRVLAVSSSTDFYRYSETLFPQAEAQTGSCTSRSTIYAASIAAGIMIHQFTRWLRDIPVDFDTTLNLLAGETYVK
- a CDS encoding DUF2997 domain-containing protein; the encoded protein is MKTIDIIFSADGQSRIETRGFTGSRCKHASRFLETALGATASEQLTAEYHQTVQHQPNHLTQEN
- a CDS encoding MoaD/ThiS family protein; this encodes MKLLLINNDGGGFADYIEVSAETTVAQLFEQKMGDAEARDYLIRVNRQPCPPNQRLQDGDRISITPTKIEGA